The following are encoded in a window of Artemia franciscana chromosome 5, ASM3288406v1, whole genome shotgun sequence genomic DNA:
- the LOC136027767 gene encoding aly/REF export factor 2-like — protein MDQSLEEIIKARKLNGRKFSGGSVIKRRNLHMRRGYWRERGGLSGRRKFFKSAELRWPSVREEFGGGRTKLFISNLDFRVNDKDIRDLFSEFGPIKSAAVHYDRNVRSLGTANVIYERRMDAIQAMKQYNDIPLDGRKMKIEISLSEIPAVARTMRLGSLRISSGRFRGYRSDNRGQSHMDGRGRARLRGRGSWGGGCGGRKPLTAEQLDKELDSYIKMDVS, from the coding sequence ATGGATCAGTCCTTGGAAGAGATTATTAAAGCCAGAAAACTAAATGGAAGGAAATTTAGTGGTGGTTCAGTCATAAAGCGCAGAAATCTTCACATGAGAAGAGGTTATTGGCGTGAACGAGGAGGACTAAGTGGCAGAAGAAAATTCTTTAAGTCAGCTGAGTTAAGATGGCCATCTGTAAGGGAAGAGTTCGGTGGTGGCAGAACAAAACTATTCATATCTAATCTCGATTTTCGAGTGAATGACAAAGATATTCGTGACCTGTTTTCAGAATTTGGTCCAATAAAGTCAGCAGCAGTCCACTATGATAGGAATGTAAGATCATTGGGTACAGCTAATGTTATTTACGAACGAAGAATGGATGCTATACAGGCTATGAAACAGTATAATGATATCCCCCTTGATGGTCGAAAGATGAAAATTGAGATCAGCTTGTCTGAGATACCTGCTGTGGCACGGACTATGAGATTAGGATCTCTAAGAATCTCATCTGGACGATTTAGGGGATATAGGAGTGACAACAGAGGTCAAAGTCACATGGATGGAAGAGGCAGAGCTCGTTTACGTGGTCGAGGTTCTTGGGGAGGCGGTTGTGGAGGAAGAAAGCCTCTCACGGCTGAACAGCTGGACAAAGAACTCGACTCCTACATCAAAATGGACGTTTCGTAA